The following are encoded in a window of Mycobacterium decipiens genomic DNA:
- a CDS encoding crotonase/enoyl-CoA hydratase family protein — MTDFQTLLYTTAGPVATITLNRPEQLNTIVPPMPDEIEAAIGLAERDQDIKVVVLRGAGRAFSGGYDFGGGFGHWGDAMMTDGQWDPGKDFAMVTAHETGPTQKFMAIWRASKPVIAQVHGWCVGGASDYALCADIVIASTDAVIGTPYSRMWGAYLTGMWLYRLSLAKVKWHSLTGRPLTGSQAAEVELINEAVPFERLEARVAEIAAELARIPLSQLRAQKLIVNQAYENMGLASTQMLGGILDGLMRNTPDALEFIRTAQTQGVRAAVERRDGPFGDYSQAPPELRPDPAHVIVPDSGI, encoded by the coding sequence ATGACGGATTTCCAGACGCTGTTGTATACGACCGCCGGCCCGGTCGCGACCATCACATTGAACCGCCCGGAGCAGCTCAATACCATCGTCCCGCCCATGCCCGACGAGATCGAGGCCGCCATCGGGCTGGCCGAGCGGGACCAGGACATCAAAGTCGTCGTGCTGCGCGGCGCCGGCCGCGCCTTCTCCGGGGGTTACGACTTCGGCGGCGGCTTCGGCCATTGGGGCGACGCCATGATGACCGACGGACAATGGGATCCGGGCAAGGACTTCGCCATGGTGACCGCGCACGAGACTGGGCCGACGCAGAAGTTCATGGCCATCTGGCGGGCGTCCAAGCCGGTGATCGCGCAGGTGCATGGCTGGTGCGTCGGCGGAGCCAGCGACTACGCGCTGTGCGCGGACATCGTGATCGCCAGCACCGACGCCGTGATCGGAACCCCGTATAGCCGCATGTGGGGGGCCTATTTGACCGGGATGTGGCTGTATCGGCTCAGCCTTGCCAAGGTCAAATGGCACTCGCTGACGGGCCGGCCGCTGACCGGCAGCCAAGCCGCCGAAGTCGAGCTGATCAACGAGGCGGTGCCGTTCGAGCGGCTCGAAGCTCGCGTCGCCGAGATCGCCGCCGAACTGGCGCGAATCCCGTTGTCGCAATTGCGCGCCCAAAAGCTGATCGTCAACCAGGCCTACGAAAACATGGGCTTGGCCTCCACCCAGATGCTGGGCGGCATCCTCGACGGGCTGATGCGCAACACCCCGGACGCGCTCGAGTTCATCCGGACCGCCCAAACCCAAGGCGTGCGTGCCGCGGTCGAGCGCCGCGACGGCCCGTTCGGCGACTACAGCCAGGCCCCGCCGGAGCTTCGACCCGATCCGGCCCACGTGATTGTTCCTGATAGCGGCATATAG
- a CDS encoding prolyl oligopeptidase family serine peptidase, which produces MTPEAAPDGTDPYLWLEDVTGGEALDWVRARNEPTMAQFCDAEFERMRTEALEVLDTDTRIPYVGRRGERLYNFWRDAANPRGLWRRTTLDSYRTDSPEWDVLVDVDELGRVDDERWVWAGAGVIEPDYTRALIGLSPGGSDASIVREFNMLTREFVADGFELPEAKSQITWVDPDTVLVGTDFGADSLTTSGYPRVIKRWCRGKPLDDAETVFEGVRTDVRVSASADRTPGFERILLGRALDFWNEEVYELRGSELIRIDAPTDASLSVHRDWLLIELRTDWTIAATTYTAGSLLAANYDEFLAGTAELRVVFEPDEHTALYQYSWTRDRLLVVTLADVASRVEIATPGSWRREPLSGIPAATNTVVVAADSHGDEFFLDSSGFDAPSRLMRGTDGGLLDQVKSAPAFFDAENITVAQYFATSDDGTSIPYFVVRPADADRSGKPGPTLLSGYGGFETSRTPAYDGVLGRLWLARGGTYALANIRGGGEYGPGWHTQAMREGRHKVAEDFASVATDLVNRGITTVEQLGARGGSNGGLLMGIMLTKYPDKFGALVCDVPLLDMKRYHLLLAGASWVAEYGDPDNPDDWEFISEYSPYQNISANRSYPPVLMTTSTRDDRVHPGHARKMTAALQAAGHPVWYYENIEGGHGGAADNEQLAFKSALSYAFLHRMLGG; this is translated from the coding sequence ATGACACCTGAGGCTGCCCCGGACGGCACTGACCCTTACCTATGGCTCGAGGACGTCACCGGCGGAGAAGCGCTGGATTGGGTGCGTGCGCGCAACGAGCCGACAATGGCCCAGTTCTGCGACGCGGAGTTCGAACGGATGCGCACCGAGGCGCTCGAGGTGCTCGACACCGATACCCGAATCCCCTATGTGGGCCGCCGCGGCGAGCGTCTCTACAACTTCTGGCGCGACGCAGCCAACCCGCGCGGGTTGTGGCGGCGCACCACCCTGGACAGCTACCGTACCGACTCCCCCGAATGGGATGTGTTGGTCGATGTGGACGAACTGGGCCGAGTAGACGACGAGAGGTGGGTGTGGGCCGGTGCCGGCGTCATCGAACCCGACTACACGCGCGCACTGATCGGCCTATCCCCAGGCGGCTCGGATGCCTCCATCGTGCGTGAATTCAACATGCTGACACGCGAATTCGTCGCTGACGGGTTCGAGCTGCCGGAGGCCAAGTCCCAGATCACCTGGGTGGACCCGGACACCGTCCTGGTCGGCACGGACTTTGGCGCCGACTCGCTCACCACGTCCGGCTATCCCCGGGTGATAAAGCGGTGGTGCCGCGGCAAACCGCTGGACGACGCAGAGACGGTGTTCGAGGGCGTGCGAACCGACGTCCGCGTCAGCGCCTCGGCGGACCGGACGCCCGGATTCGAGCGCATCCTGCTGGGGCGGGCACTCGATTTTTGGAACGAAGAGGTCTACGAACTGCGTGGCTCGGAGCTGATCCGAATCGATGCGCCCACCGACGCGAGCTTGTCGGTTCACCGCGACTGGCTGTTGATCGAGCTGCGCACCGACTGGACGATAGCCGCCACCACGTACACTGCGGGCTCGCTGCTGGCCGCCAACTACGACGAATTCCTTGCCGGCACAGCGGAATTACGAGTGGTGTTCGAACCCGACGAGCACACTGCCCTGTATCAATACAGCTGGACCCGAGACCGGCTCCTGGTCGTCACCCTGGCCGACGTGGCCAGCCGTGTCGAGATCGCAACTCCTGGCAGCTGGCGACGCGAACCGCTCTCGGGTATCCCGGCTGCCACCAACACTGTCGTCGTCGCCGCCGACAGTCATGGCGACGAGTTCTTCCTCGACTCGAGCGGATTCGACGCGCCGTCACGACTGATGCGCGGCACCGATGGCGGGCTATTGGACCAGGTCAAATCCGCACCTGCTTTCTTCGACGCCGAAAACATCACTGTGGCACAGTATTTCGCGACATCAGACGATGGCACGTCGATCCCGTACTTCGTCGTGCGCCCCGCCGATGCCGACCGCTCCGGCAAGCCCGGCCCCACATTGTTGAGCGGCTACGGCGGATTCGAGACGTCCAGGACACCGGCGTATGACGGCGTGCTCGGCCGGCTGTGGCTGGCCCGCGGGGGCACCTATGCGCTGGCCAACATCCGCGGCGGCGGCGAGTACGGGCCCGGCTGGCACACGCAGGCGATGCGCGAGGGCCGACACAAGGTCGCCGAGGACTTCGCCTCGGTAGCCACCGATCTGGTCAACCGCGGCATCACCACGGTCGAGCAGCTGGGCGCGCGGGGCGGCAGCAACGGTGGCCTGCTGATGGGCATCATGCTGACCAAGTACCCGGACAAATTCGGCGCGCTGGTCTGTGACGTGCCACTACTGGACATGAAGCGGTATCACCTGTTGCTGGCCGGCGCCTCCTGGGTGGCCGAGTACGGCGACCCGGACAACCCGGACGACTGGGAGTTCATCTCCGAATACTCTCCATACCAGAATATTTCGGCGAACCGGAGCTACCCGCCCGTCCTGATGACAACCTCCACCCGCGACGATCGGGTGCATCCCGGCCATGCCCGCAAAATGACGGCGGCCCTTCAGGCCGCCGGCCACCCGGTCTGGTACTACGAAAACATCGAGGGCGGACACGGCGGCGCGGCCGACAACGAACAACTCGCCTTCAAGTCGGCATTGAGTTACGCGTTCCTGCACCGGATGCTCGGAGGCTAG
- a CDS encoding aldehyde dehydrogenase family protein: MTVFSRPGSAGALMSYESRYQNFIGGEWVAPAAGRYFENPTPVTGQPFCEVARSDEADIDKALDAAHAAAPAWGKTAPAERAAILNKIADRIEANTASLALAEAWDNGKPIREALAADIPLAADHFRYFAGAIRAQEGSLSQIDDDTVAYHFHEPLGVVGQIIPWNFPILMGAWKLAPALAAGNTVVLKPAEQTPASILYLMSLIGDVIPSGVVNIVSGFGVEAGKPLASSNRIAKVSFTGETTTGRLIMQYASQNLIPVTLELGGKSPNIFFSDVMAAHDNFQDKALEGFTMFALNQGEVCTCPSRSLIQSDIHDEFLELAAIRTKAVRQGDPLDTETMLGSQASNDQLEKILSYIEIGKGEGAKIITGGERAELGGDLSGGFYMQPTIFSGNNKMRVFQEEIFGPVVAVTSFTDFADAMGIANDTLYGLGAGVWSRDGNTAYRAGREIKAGRVWVNCYHVYPPHAAFGGYKQSGFGRETHKMALDHYQQTKNLMVSYSDKALGFF, translated from the coding sequence ATGACTGTCTTTTCCCGTCCCGGTTCGGCCGGGGCGCTGATGTCATATGAATCCCGGTACCAAAACTTCATCGGGGGCGAGTGGGTCGCGCCGGCGGCGGGGCGCTACTTCGAGAATCCGACGCCGGTGACCGGACAGCCGTTCTGCGAGGTGGCCCGCTCCGACGAGGCCGACATCGACAAAGCGCTCGACGCCGCGCACGCGGCGGCGCCGGCGTGGGGCAAAACGGCGCCGGCCGAGCGGGCGGCGATCCTGAACAAGATCGCCGACCGCATCGAGGCAAACACCGCGTCGTTGGCACTGGCCGAAGCCTGGGACAACGGCAAACCTATCCGGGAGGCGCTGGCCGCCGACATCCCCCTGGCTGCCGACCACTTCCGGTATTTCGCCGGGGCGATCCGGGCCCAGGAGGGTTCGTTGTCGCAGATCGACGACGACACCGTCGCCTACCACTTCCACGAGCCGCTCGGGGTGGTGGGTCAGATCATCCCGTGGAACTTCCCGATATTGATGGGCGCCTGGAAGCTGGCACCGGCGCTGGCCGCCGGCAACACGGTGGTGCTCAAGCCGGCCGAGCAAACACCGGCGTCGATCCTCTACCTGATGTCGCTGATCGGCGACGTGATCCCATCGGGCGTGGTCAACATCGTCAGTGGCTTCGGTGTCGAGGCCGGCAAGCCGCTGGCGTCTAGCAACCGGATCGCCAAGGTCTCGTTCACCGGGGAAACCACCACCGGGCGGCTGATCATGCAGTACGCGTCGCAGAACCTGATCCCGGTCACCCTGGAACTCGGCGGCAAGAGTCCCAACATCTTTTTCTCCGACGTGATGGCGGCCCACGACAACTTCCAGGACAAGGCGCTGGAGGGGTTCACGATGTTCGCCCTCAATCAGGGCGAGGTGTGCACCTGCCCGTCGCGCAGCCTGATCCAGTCCGACATTCACGACGAGTTCCTGGAGCTGGCGGCGATCCGCACCAAGGCGGTCCGTCAGGGCGACCCGCTGGACACCGAGACGATGCTGGGTTCGCAGGCCTCCAACGACCAGCTGGAAAAGATCTTGTCCTACATCGAGATTGGCAAGGGCGAGGGCGCGAAGATCATCACCGGCGGCGAGCGCGCCGAGTTGGGTGGTGACCTGTCGGGCGGCTTCTACATGCAGCCGACGATCTTTTCCGGCAACAACAAGATGCGCGTTTTCCAGGAGGAGATCTTCGGGCCGGTGGTGGCGGTGACGTCGTTCACCGACTTCGCCGACGCGATGGGCATCGCCAACGACACCCTGTACGGACTGGGGGCCGGCGTGTGGAGTCGTGACGGCAACACCGCCTACCGGGCCGGCCGCGAGATCAAGGCCGGCCGGGTGTGGGTCAATTGCTACCACGTGTACCCGCCGCACGCGGCGTTCGGTGGCTACAAGCAATCCGGCTTCGGCCGGGAAACCCACAAGATGGCGCTCGACCACTACCAGCAGACCAAGAACCTGATGGTGTCCTACTCGGACAAAGCGCTCGGGTTTTTCTGA
- a CDS encoding DUF779 domain-containing protein, which produces MRSPSAPPGALITTAAAELLAQLQDRHGPVLFHQSGGCCDGSSPMCYPRADFLIGDRDVLLGVLDVGADGVPVWISGPQYQAHYRGEKRTQLVIDVVPGRGGGFSLEAPEGLRFLSRGRVFTDAEKAQLQAQPVITGAGYARGERPSMRGFVVNLDNDNAAPRACPANRL; this is translated from the coding sequence ATGCGCTCGCCGAGTGCTCCCCCGGGTGCACTCATCACCACGGCTGCCGCCGAGCTTTTGGCCCAGCTGCAGGACCGCCATGGTCCGGTGTTGTTCCACCAATCCGGCGGCTGCTGCGACGGGTCGTCCCCGATGTGCTATCCGCGCGCGGACTTCCTCATTGGAGACCGCGACGTTCTGCTGGGTGTATTAGACGTCGGGGCGGACGGGGTGCCGGTGTGGATCTCGGGTCCGCAGTACCAGGCCCACTATCGGGGAGAGAAACGCACCCAGCTGGTCATCGACGTGGTGCCGGGGCGCGGTGGCGGGTTCAGCCTGGAAGCGCCCGAGGGCCTGCGCTTTCTCAGTCGAGGCAGGGTCTTCACCGACGCCGAGAAAGCCCAGCTGCAAGCCCAACCGGTGATCACCGGTGCCGGCTACGCGCGTGGCGAACGGCCCTCGATGCGGGGTTTTGTCGTCAATCTTGACAACGACAATGCCGCGCCGAGAGCGTGCCCGGCCAATCGGCTATAA
- a CDS encoding putative holin, with translation MIPLPRAWSLTSAMLVGNAIGLLAGVACTVLVHARIRPDIVIAMVVGIPGAIGLLVILFSGRRWVTMLGAFILALAPGWFGVLVAIQVASSG, from the coding sequence GTGATCCCCCTTCCACGGGCGTGGTCGCTGACCAGCGCCATGCTGGTCGGCAATGCGATTGGGCTGCTGGCGGGAGTGGCGTGCACCGTGTTGGTGCATGCCCGGATCCGCCCGGACATCGTCATTGCCATGGTGGTCGGAATTCCCGGTGCGATCGGACTGTTGGTCATCCTGTTTTCCGGGCGTCGCTGGGTGACGATGCTGGGCGCGTTCATCCTGGCGTTGGCGCCGGGTTGGTTTGGTGTGTTGGTTGCGATCCAGGTGGCGTCCAGTGGCTGA